CAAATACTCCTTATGTCTCTATAAGAAAGGATAAAGATTGTATTACTTCTAAATAAAATTATACCATTATGTTTCTGGGAACACTACACTGAAAAGGTACAGATAACAATGCCTTTCTTGTCCTAATCCTAAAAACTtcatttgaattgaatttagtgattgtcattgttgatacaccacagcacacattgtacaacaacaaaatgtgttctctgcatttaacagatatgtgacatagcagggggcagttaATTCAGTGCCTGGGGAGCAATgcttagggggggggggggggtaccttgctcagggtacttcagtggtgccttgctggtcggggattcaaacctgcaatctttcaattacaagtgcgcgtCCCTAatcatcaagccaccactgcccacagaAGTTACAGATGCTCACAACCCAAGCAATGAACAAAATGAGCTAAAACGATTTACTCTCACACCAAATCCCACTGGACAACACTACATTTCCCATGGTACCTCTTCTCTAACCCTCTTCCGTTCTTCCTTAAGTTTGTTCTTAATTTCCTCCACGGCAGCTTTCCGTCTCTCCACTTTCCTCTTGTGAAATCCTGTCAGGTATTCTCTGAGGAGACAGGTAGAtgttttgaaatgaagtacatcACAACAAAAATGTAATAACTTCAATATTTACAGTAAACGAGTAACAGCGTAATATCTGCCAAAGATAATagagaaataatacaaataacGAGTGTCAGGCATGCATATTCACTTGCTAAACAATATGTATTGCAACTAGCTTTACATGGAACCCCGTACTTCATCAGTCGTTTCCTAAACTGTTAAAAACGACTATAATGTAAATAACATCTGTATGGGCTTTCTGTTATATGTCTCAGATTTATAAACACTGCGTTAGGTAAACTTACTGTCGATCCGTCTCGTTGAACGTGACAATACATTTGTTCTCCCTATTCTTTCCTCCCGGctttgattttttctttttggccATTTCACTCAGAGAAAGAAATACCAAACAGGTTTGTTCTTCGCGCACGTGTAGTGCTCGGAGcttggtgactatgtgcttccGGGGCCACGAAGATACGTATCCGGGTTGGAAACATTACATAGGATATGAAGTTATAGAGGAGACGCGGAATTATAACGATTTTAAGAAGCTATacaacatacatatacacacacatatatatataattaaaaattgCTTTTCAAAATCACAACCCTAACTAGAGCCACAGTGGAAACTttaaaacataatttaaccTATTGTGGGTAGCCGataattaatacatttcatatttactaatttcgtgttttttttcctcaattAAGTATTTGTATATGTGGTAATATTGAACATACTCTTAGCTATGGAAACAGATTGTAGGGATTGTGCTGTTATGTGCGCATATACTTTATTTTACTACAGTTCCCATGAGGCCGTGCGCTGATTCACTGGTAATGGGGGAGGAGCTTGACTTCTTCATACACTTCAGGATGATGCATAAGACAGTGTGCACCATGGCCGTGTAGGGGCAGATTTAGATAAACTTAATCCAACAGCATGTCTGGTGAGAAGGTACCATCCCAACCATGCATCTTTTTCTGAGGAGACATCAAACGGGACGATAAAGTAAAAGGCTCTGAGACACTGTCCACTCTCACCAgcttttatttaacaaaaaaaaaaaatccactggaATATGaactctcaaaaaaaaaagaagacagcaggaaaaaaaaaacattgaaatgAAAAGAAGAAAACCGGCAAAGAACTAATTAGAATATAAAACTAAGCAGCTGTGGTACAGTGTACAATTTTACAGTGCAATATTTTTAGCTGAACATACTGACTGCTGGATTGCCAATAACTTCAAAAGTCAAGATTTAGTTAAGACTGAGGCCCAAGTAAATGTTTATTCAAGATTTCACCTTGGGGGAAAAATGGAAAGGGGAAAGGATCGTTTGTGCTAGGTCCACATTTGAGTGCTATAATACAattatactgtatttaaaaaaattaaacttcCTTCCTAACGTCCTTCAAGACTGTGACACTTATATGCATAATAAACCTACCAACCCCTAGACGTCCAGCACTGCTACTGTATCACGAAAAAACATCAACTTTGCATTGAAAAACAAATCACAATTAAACACGACTTTCAGAAAACAGGAAAATTTATGACAAcatggaaaataataataataatagcattaAATAACAAATAGTTGATGTAATAAAAGTTTCAAGGAAGTTCTTGAAGCAATAGCCACACCCTAGTGGAGGGAgggggaattaaaaaaaaaaaaaaaagcgaaaCGTCTGAAGATTTTAAAGCTTGGTTTCCTCCTTCCAGAAGAGGACACCAGCCCCCACTGCTTCAGGGCTTTCGCGGACGTCTGGATCACCGTAGGCTAGTTCTCTCACACCGCCAGCCGTAGCTAACTATATACAGCTATTTACAGATCGGGGGGGGGTTGCCCATGCAGGGGGTTGCTTGTGTAACTATGCCTGACATATCGATGAAGCTGGAATTTCCCTATGCTGTTTTTAAActttcatttttataatggtACAATAGGCCTAAGCTCATGGAACTACAGTAAATTGACACCATaaattatttgatttatttataatcAGTCTATGTCAGTTCTCATGGTCCTGTGTTTGCCTGTATCACTATATGAGGTAGGTATACACAAGTACTGATTAAACATCCATTTTATACGGCACTGTCCCGATCCGTAGACGAACTGACAGCTTATTTAAGGCAGAACCCTTTACTGGCCACCAAATATCTCTTTGTGGCAAGTCAGTCAGGTTTATTCTGGCTGAACAAGCCCAAAACTTAACAGGGTAAGTGTTTGCCCTTTGAGTCTCGGGTCTGAAATCTAGGCCCCCAGTGCTCGAAAATGCTGAAAACCCGTAGGCAGATGTATACAGAGAGCGTAATCACAGACAGAGCATGTCGTACGTGTTTAACGTTGGCTTACGGTGATGTAACAGTGCTGCTTTCCGTTGTGAATGTCCGTAAGCGTCAGTGTGTAGTTGTCGGCGCGTGGGTCTGGGCGGGTGTGTCTGTTGTTTATGTGGGTATATACACGTCTCCTCCATTAGGAGGCAGCGATGGTCGTGCCGCCGCCAAGCCGCAGCAGGATCTGCTGGCAGTCCTGAAGCGAGCGCCGGTCTCCCACACGCTCCAGTGTGCGTCGGGCCTCGGCCAGCAGCCGCGCCCGGTGGCCGGGCGGCGTGAGCAGCGGCAGGGGCAGGTGGCGGCAGGCTAGCAGGATGGCGTGGGCTCGCTCCCGCTCTCCGAGCATGCAGTCGCCCTCTGGTGGTGGAAAAGATGAATTATTCAAAAGCAGATTGGCAAGCAGCTCAGTGTCTCCGGGGGTGTTGCACTCACCTGCCCCACTGCCGCGGTTCTGGCTGCGTCTGCGCAGGCTGAGCTCCAGCAGCTGGTGTGTGCGGGTGGGGCTGGCCCCCGCCATCAGCCGCATGGTCGTCTCATGGAGGAAGAGCTGCAGGATGACATGAATTCAACGTCTTCATCATCATGTTATTCTTACAGCCTTCCACACAATAACCACAGTTCCAAGATTTCTGAAGTGAAGTATCACCCTAATTTCTCAAATTCTCTCGCAGCTGTGCTCCTGCTAACAAGAGAGCCTCCCCAGTTCACAGTTGAAGGGGAGTCAGTTATCCCACCATACCTTGTGCTGAGCCTGTCTGTAGCACTGGCCCAGTTTACGCAGAGAGCTCAGGTCATGCTGAAATCCAGCCAGCTGGgagctgggggcggggcctggctCCCCATTAGCTCCGCCTCCTCTCTGCCATAGGTTGGTCCTCAGGGTCAGCAAGAGGTCACATACCAGGAGCTCCACCCCCTTGCATGGACAAAGAGACACGAGAGGGACATTTAAGTGAAAGTGCAGAGATGAGCCGAACATGGTGATTAGGGGCTACGGtgtgatggggtgggggggggggcacagcgtGTGGGGGGAGCGCAGCATCTCAGGAGGCCTCTGTACTGCACTGCAGACACATTGCACCGGCCTGAGGAGCATGCAATGCAACTACAATGcaccacagccaccccccccagctTGCGCCAACCTTATTTCCCCTGTCAGCTGGTCAGTGCGCCCCTTTGTGTGCAGGTCAGCCACTTACAAGGTAGATAATTCACAGAAAATTAAGGCACCGAATCAAACAAGCAGGGCAGTGGATCAGTACTGTACAGTAGTCACTTTGCCACTCACACTCATACTAGTGGGCAAAACTGTGGAAACccagcatttttggcattacgctttaaaaattacaggaatattggcggtaatgtttataaacaatcaaagaatggatgattaaataagtaacttgAATAAAGTTCTACAGTCTCTGAAatttggaagtgtttccacaattgtACCCACTGTAGGTCCAAGTGGCACATTCCCAGGCTTACTTTCCCACCCCTAcacatatgcccccccccccggcccgtTCGCACCTTGTTGAGCCAGCCGGCACTCTGGCCCAGGGGCAGGGAGATGCTGGCCTGCAGGTGGCCGCTGGAGCGCTCGCAGGCCGCTAGGCAGCCCAGCCACGCCTCTCCCTTCTGGGCGTTCAGGCTCATCTGCACGGCCCGACACAGGTGCTGCACAGCTTTGGGGAGCGGGTGgctgcgagggggggggggggggcggcatgtcGCCATGGTTACGGGTCAGTATTTCTGACAccgcatgcatgtgtgtgtatatacatgcaAGTGTGCTACTCACTCCAGTGTGTGCAGGGCTCTCGGCAAACGCTCCGCCTCGGCCAGCAGGGACCTGACGGCCTCGTCGTCACCCTGCAGCCAGCACGCCACAGCCTCTAGGACCATCGCCCACCAAAGACACACGGGGTCTCCCACTGCTTGTGACAGGGGCGGGGGTGAGCACACCGGTCATGGAGAGATACATCCGGAATCACATTTACCAAAATAAAGAGTTACTATATAATAGCACTTCAATGCAACATGATCCTGGGATGGGATAAGTGTGCCTGTGGGTGCGGACCTGATGCCCTGCCGTGGCTTGCAGGGGGagggaagggaggggagggCGAGGGAGACTCCTCTGTGCAGCTGTTCAGTAGATGAAGAAACTCCAAGGCGCTGGAGAACTCACTATGGGAGGAGAGGAGGTTCAGCATTTAAATTAAATGCCATTTTAATAATTAAAGTCATTAAAAGCATCACACACGGGCATCACACTGTCTCAGAGATACACCCATAGGCCCCGCCTCCCAACCCAGCTGCCACGCCTCCCAACCAAGCTGCCCCGCCTCCCAAACAAGCTGCCACGCCTCCCAAACAAGCTGCCACGCCTCCCAAACAAGCTGCCACGCCTCCCCGAGCTGAGGAAGGCGTTACCCTGTGCCCTCCTGAGGCTTCTGCATCTTGGCGTCGGCGTGTGGCTGGATCAGTGAGTGTACAGCTCTCTCCAGCAACTTCTCGCAGAAGCAGCGGTGCAGTTGGGCGATGGGGTCGGCTGCGTGGGACATAGGGATCGGGGCGGGGGCGTCAGCATGGCGTGTGTGGTACAAGACAAATAGCTCAGAAGATCCAGAGCCCACAAGGTCAGATTATAGTGTAACAGCTGTAAGTGCAGCATATTCAGCAAAGGATGCAATTTACTGGGAAACGTTACAGAGACATAATAAGGATAATTAACCATAATGCACCTGGGTCTCGCTGGGAAGTATAGACACCCTCTCGGTTGGCAGACTTCACGGACCAATCGCAGCTCAGGAAGAACTGCCTGCCCAATGGGGTGAAGAGCCAGCGCAGCCAATCAGGGGCCTGCCTGGAGTCTGACTGACAGGCCAGGCTGTCAGCACAGCTCAACAGGTAACCCTGAAAAGGGGATGGgagaagaggagagagagagacgaaGAAGATAAGAACGGAAAGAAAacgagaaggagagagaggaaaaggacGGCGGGAAGCACACGCTtacaggcaggcaggagaggtGGTGGCCCAGCACACTGCGGAGCGCGATGGCCGCCGTGACGTAGATCTcggcctgctggggggggggcacctttcCTCGGGCGCTCTCGCTCAGGTTCACCGCGCTGAGGGACAGGGACAAGCCCCAAAGGCCACTGCGCTGCGGCAGCTTCCCTGGGTGGGAGAGGGGGGACGCCTACCGTGAGCCGACCTTTATTTGTtgtttagaacataagaacataagagctatacaaacgagaggaggccattcggcccatcaagctcgcttggggagaacttaactaatagctcagagttgttaaaatcttatctagctctgatttaaaggaacccaaggattcagcttgcactacattatcaggaagactattccatactctgactacacgctgtgtaaagaagtgcttccttaaatcctgtttgaaatgttctcctgctaatttccacctatggccacgagttcttgtatttgaactaatgctgaagtaactattcggttgaacagcatccaaacctgttagaatcttatagaccaggatcatgtcccccctcagtctcctttgctagaggctgaacagatttagctcaactaacctttcctcgtatgaccaggaatcattcttgtggccctacgctgcaccttttctaaggccgcaatgtcctttttaagatatggtgaccaaacctgcacacaatattctaggtgaggtctcaccaaggaattgtataatcttagcattacctcccttgacttaaactctacacacctggagatataccccaacatcctattggccttttttattgctttcccgcactggcgagaatgagacatggaagcatcaattACTCCATTGAAGGTAGAGTTCCCAGCTCTCACCCTGGCAAATTACCGCTGCGGTCCAGAAGCGGGTCTCTCAGGGTGATCCGTCTGCAGTACGCAGAGTGTAGGCGGAGTAACAGGACAGGGCTCACCTGTGAGCTGCAGCTGGCTGAGTCTCTGGTACACCAGGGCAGCATCCCGTGAGCTGGTCTGTGACTCCTCCCCTTTGTGCTTCCCACCAATCTGACGCACCAGCCAGCCCAGGGGGGTGGGCCGGTGCAGGCAGTAGCGAATCAGATTCCAGGAGAGGGAGCAGGCCAAGTCGAGGCTGGTTGCCGGAGGGGCCCTGGACAGTACGGAGAGGCAGGTCTGCAGGCTGGTGGCTGCGGCTGTGTAGTCACCCTAagcggttggggggggtggggaggagaCACAATCACTGTTATACTGCTGAAACGGAGCTTCAGAAGATCAAAATAACAGCAGGTAGAGAGATTCTGCGTAGAGACCCCCCCGGCGCTCACCCTCAGCAGCTGGAGGTCGGCCTGCTTGCGGTGCCTCCAGAAGCAGACGGACTTGGGCGAGTGCAGCGGCGTCACCGGCTCCCACAGGTACAGCACTCTCACGCAGCCCCAGACGGCGCCCACCCCGCTCAGCAGCCACACGCTGACCCAGGGCAGCAGCCACCAGAGCCACACCGCTGCAGGTTTAGGGACGGAAAGGCGTCACAAAACCCATCGTCCCGCCCTGTCGGCTCCAGGGACTTCAACAGCCCAGCAGCAAGAACTGACCCTAATTTGTACCGTCGCTAGTTTCTATGGCATCATCGCAGCGCTCACCAAAGCTTTGGGTCTGACCAGAGAGGCCCAGCATGGTTCTGGAGGGCACGTGTCCCACAGCAGCAGGGGGCCACTCGGGTCCGCTCCGGGCCCCGGGGCCCAGCAGGGAAGGCAGTGGGTTGAGCGACAGGCAGAGGAAGGTGAGAGCGCAGAGGAGGATGCGGGAGCGGTCCATGACGCCCACCGAGGCAGGCGAGTCGGGCTCGCACTTCATCTGCAGGCAAAAATGACAACGCTCTGCCGCTCACTCCAGCACCCAGACACACCCACCGGCGGCCTCCTCATAGCACCACGAGAAGAACATCCCATGGCTGACCATCCA
This genomic window from Paramormyrops kingsleyae isolate MSU_618 chromosome 22, PKINGS_0.4, whole genome shotgun sequence contains:
- the srebf2 gene encoding sterol regulatory element-binding protein 2 → MDGGEYISAMENMDPTLSELGDEFTLGDIDEMLQFVSNQVGDFPDLFEDQIPPGSLQHGPASQPPLEAPPTSQTPGNMGFQTPAPLTPMAAPPSVTPQTPVQLQVQVRAPPPLQPRPQPVQQVVPQPQQQAQPIQVQSTAVPAVQTLGVQATGFPVQAQSQALPMQTQAPTVMFAPALTSASPSRFIQNSVICHQSPTPAFQVLQPQMQSIMTSPQIQPMAIQHQRVLTTAGQTIQTLSTAPATVHAVSQQVPVLVHQPQILKTDSLVLTTLKPDGTQVLSTVQNSAGIAALTTPIQTTALQVPTLMGGNILTTLPVVMGGGDKLPIKQLSSGASIGGTNGRAGTDQGAVTGMGLGVGMKEGEKRTTHNIIEKRYRSSINDKILELRDLVMGNDAKMHKSGVLKKAIDYIKYLQQTNHKLRQENLALKMTNQKNKSVCLTDDTEMKPEMVMMSPPASDSGSGSPHQFSPYCVDSEPGSPLLDHEQMKCEPDSPASVGVMDRSRILLCALTFLCLSLNPLPSLLGPGARSGPEWPPAAVGHVPSRTMLGLSGQTQSFAVWLWWLLPWVSVWLLSGVGAVWGCVRVLYLWEPVTPLHSPKSVCFWRHRKQADLQLLRGDYTAAATSLQTCLSVLSRAPPATSLDLACSLSWNLIRYCLHRPTPLGWLVRQIGGKHKGEESQTSSRDAALVYQRLSQLQLTGKLPQRSGLWGLSLSLSAVNLSESARGKVPPPQQAEIYVTAAIALRSVLGHHLSCLPGYLLSCADSLACQSDSRQAPDWLRWLFTPLGRQFFLSCDWSVKSANREGVYTSQRDPADPIAQLHRCFCEKLLERAVHSLIQPHADAKMQKPQEGTGEFSSALEFLHLLNSCTEESPSPSPPFPPPASHGRASVGDPVCLWWAMVLEAVACWLQGDDEAVRSLLAEAERLPRALHTLDHPLPKAVQHLCRAVQMSLNAQKGEAWLGCLAACERSSGHLQASISLPLGQSAGWLNKGVELLVCDLLLTLRTNLWQRGGGANGEPGPAPSSQLAGFQHDLSSLRKLGQCYRQAQHKLFLHETTMRLMAGASPTRTHQLLELSLRRRSQNRGSGAEGDCMLGERERAHAILLACRHLPLPLLTPPGHRARLLAEARRTLERVGDRRSLQDCQQILLRLGGGTTIAAS